Proteins encoded together in one Staphylococcus aureus window:
- the sucC gene encoding ADP-forming succinate--CoA ligase subunit beta: MNIHEYQGKEIFRSMGVAVPEGRVAFTAEEAVEKAKELNSDVYVVKAQIHAGGRGKAGGVKIAKSLSEVETYAKELLGKTLVTHQTGPEGKEIKRLYIEEGCAIQKEYYVGFVIDRATDQVTLMASEEGGTEIEEVAAKTPEKIFKETIDPVIGLSPFQARRIAFNINIPKESVNKAAKFLLALYNVFIEKDCSIVEINPLVTTADGDVLALDAKINFDDNALFRHKDVVELRDLEEEDPKEIEASKHDLSYIALDGDIGCMVNGAGLAMATMDTINHFGGNPANFLDAGGSATREKVTEAFKIILGDENVKGIFVNIFGGIMKCDVIAEGIVEAVKEVDLTLPLVVRLEGTNVELGKKILKDSGLAIEPAATMAEGAQKIVKLVKEA; the protein is encoded by the coding sequence ATGAATATCCACGAGTATCAAGGTAAAGAAATATTTCGTTCAATGGGCGTTGCAGTTCCAGAAGGACGAGTAGCATTTACTGCTGAAGAAGCGGTGGAGAAAGCAAAAGAATTAAATTCTGATGTTTATGTTGTAAAAGCACAAATTCATGCTGGAGGTAGAGGTAAAGCAGGCGGAGTAAAAATTGCTAAATCTTTATCTGAGGTAGAAACATATGCAAAAGAATTATTAGGGAAAACTTTGGTGACACATCAAACTGGTCCAGAAGGTAAAGAAATTAAGCGTTTATATATCGAAGAAGGTTGTGCTATTCAAAAAGAATATTACGTTGGATTCGTTATTGATCGTGCGACTGACCAAGTAACATTGATGGCGTCTGAAGAAGGGGGCACTGAGATTGAAGAAGTTGCTGCGAAGACTCCTGAAAAGATCTTCAAAGAAACTATCGATCCAGTAATCGGACTTTCACCATTCCAAGCAAGACGAATTGCGTTTAATATTAATATTCCTAAAGAATCTGTTAACAAAGCTGCTAAATTCTTATTAGCACTTTATAATGTATTCATTGAAAAAGATTGTTCAATCGTAGAAATCAACCCATTAGTTACAACAGCTGATGGTGATGTATTGGCATTAGATGCTAAAATTAATTTTGATGATAATGCATTATTCAGACATAAAGATGTTGTAGAATTACGTGATTTAGAAGAAGAAGATCCGAAAGAGATTGAAGCGTCTAAACATGATTTATCATACATTGCATTAGATGGTGACATCGGATGTATGGTTAATGGTGCAGGTTTAGCCATGGCAACAATGGATACGATTAATCATTTCGGTGGAAACCCAGCCAATTTCTTAGATGCAGGCGGAAGCGCTACTAGAGAAAAAGTAACTGAAGCATTTAAAATCATTTTAGGTGATGAAAATGTTAAAGGTATTTTTGTAAACATTTTCGGTGGCATTATGAAATGTGATGTTATCGCAGAAGGTATCGTTGAAGCTGTAAAAGAAGTAGATTTAACTTTACCACTAGTTGTACGCCTAGAAGGTACAAATGTTGAGTTAGGTAAAAAAATCTTAAAAGACTCAGGATTAGCAATTGAACCAGCAGCAACAATGGCTGAAGGTGCACAAAAAATTGTTAAACTAGTCAAAGAAGCATAA
- a CDS encoding ribonuclease HII, whose amino-acid sequence MTLTIKEVTQLINAVNTIEELENHECFLDERKGVQNAIARRRKALEKEQALKEKYVEMTYFENEILKEHPNAIICGIDEVGRGPLAGPVVACATILNSNHNYLGLDDSKKVPVTKRLELNEALKNEVTAFAYGIATAEEIDEFNIYKATQIAMQRAIDGLSVQPTHLLIDAMTLDNALPQVSLIKGDARSVSIAAASIMAKVFRDDYMTQLSKDYPEYGFEKNAGYGTKQHLLAIDDIGIMKEHRKSFEPIKSLL is encoded by the coding sequence ATGACGCTAACAATTAAAGAAGTTACGCAGTTGATTAATGCGGTTAATACAATAGAAGAATTAGAAAATCATGAATGCTTTTTAGATGAGCGAAAAGGTGTTCAAAATGCCATAGCTAGGCGCAGAAAAGCGTTAGAAAAAGAACAAGCTTTAAAAGAAAAGTATGTTGAAATGACTTACTTTGAAAATGAAATATTAAAAGAGCATCCTAATGCTATTATTTGTGGGATTGATGAAGTTGGAAGAGGACCTTTAGCAGGTCCAGTCGTTGCATGCGCAACAATTTTAAATTCAAATCACAATTATTTGGGCCTTGATGACTCGAAAAAAGTACCTGTTACGAAACGTCTAGAATTAAATGAAGCACTAAAAAATGAAGTTACTGCTTTTGCATATGGGATCGCGACAGCTGAAGAAATAGATGAATTTAATATTTATAAAGCTACTCAAATCGCCATGCAGCGAGCTATTGATGGATTATCAGTACAACCAACGCATTTATTGATAGACGCGATGACGCTTGATAATGCACTGCCTCAAGTATCTTTAATCAAGGGTGATGCAAGAAGTGTGTCCATTGCAGCTGCAAGTATCATGGCAAAGGTTTTTCGTGATGATTATATGACACAGTTATCTAAAGATTATCCTGAATATGGTTTTGAAAAAAACGCGGGTTACGGTACCAAACAACATTTACTAGCAATCGATGATATTGGCATTATGAAAGAGCATAGAAAAAGCTTTGAACCTATAAAATCGTTACTGTAA
- the dprA gene encoding DNA-processing protein DprA, giving the protein MIKLFLLKLYWAHFSTKQIHQFLMAYPNVIKEEGRKKDSYLCEWVNREENVHLLRKYYAFIKLDHNDIIKELQKLKVSYITYMDSEYPVLLKEIYQFPLLLFYKGNIKLINNMHHLAVVGARDSTSYTQQSLEFLLSNDKSKYLTIVSGLAQGADAMAHQIALKYNLPTIAVLAFGHQTHYPKSTLALRNKIEEKGLVISEYPPHTPIAKYRFPERNRIISGLSKGVLITEAKEQSGSHITIDFALEQNRNVYVLPGSMFNPMTKGNLLRIQEGAKVVLNANDIFEDYYI; this is encoded by the coding sequence TTGATTAAACTATTTTTGCTTAAGTTATACTGGGCACACTTTTCGACTAAACAAATTCATCAATTTTTAATGGCATATCCTAATGTAATTAAAGAGGAGGGAAGAAAAAAAGATAGTTATTTATGTGAATGGGTGAATAGGGAAGAAAATGTTCATTTATTACGTAAATACTATGCTTTTATAAAACTTGATCATAACGATATTATTAAAGAACTGCAGAAATTAAAAGTAAGTTACATTACATATATGGATTCTGAATACCCAGTGCTATTAAAAGAAATATATCAATTTCCATTACTTCTTTTCTATAAAGGGAACATCAAATTAATAAATAATATGCATCATTTGGCAGTAGTAGGTGCAAGAGATTCTACAAGTTATACCCAACAGTCTTTAGAATTTTTATTATCAAATGATAAAAGCAAATATTTAACAATTGTTTCCGGCCTTGCTCAAGGAGCTGATGCAATGGCACATCAAATAGCTTTAAAATACAATCTCCCTACAATTGCAGTTTTAGCCTTTGGCCATCAAACACATTATCCCAAAAGTACATTAGCATTAAGAAATAAAATAGAAGAAAAAGGTTTAGTTATATCTGAATATCCACCACATACACCAATCGCTAAATATAGATTTCCTGAGCGCAATAGAATTATCAGCGGTTTGTCAAAAGGGGTTTTAATTACTGAGGCTAAGGAACAAAGTGGCAGTCACATCACGATAGATTTTGCATTAGAGCAAAATAGAAATGTTTATGTTTTACCTGGATCTATGTTTAATCCTATGACAAAAGGTAATTTATTACGTATCCAAGAAGGTGCTAAGGTAGTATTAAACGCTAATGATATATTTGAAGACTACTATATTTAA
- a CDS encoding LysM peptidoglycan-binding domain-containing protein, producing MNKQQSKVRYSIRKVSIGILSISIGMFLALGMSNKAYADEIDKSKDFTRGYEQNVFAKSELNANKNTTKDKIKNEGAVKTSDTSLKLDNKSAISNGNEINQDIKISNTPKNSSQGNNLVINNNELTKEIKIANLEAQNSNQKKTNKVTNNYFGYYSFREAPKTQIYTVKKGDTLSAIALKYKTTVSNIQNTNNIANPNLIFIGQKLKVPMTPLVEPKPKTVSSNNKSNSNSSTLNYLKTLENRGWDFDGSYGWQCFDLVNVYWNHLYGHGLKGYGAKDIPYANNFNSEAKIYHNTPTFKAEPGDLVVFSGRFGGGYGHTAIVLNGDYDGKLMKFQSLDQNWNNGGWRKAEVAHKVVHNYENDMIFIRPFKKA from the coding sequence ATGAATAAACAACAAAGTAAAGTACGCTATTCAATTAGAAAAGTTAGTATTGGAATTTTGTCAATTTCAATAGGTATGTTTTTGGCATTGGGTATGTCGAACAAAGCATATGCAGATGAAATTGATAAATCTAAAGATTTTACAAGAGGGTATGAGCAAAATGTATTCGCGAAATCAGAGTTAAATGCTAATAAAAATACGACAAAAGACAAAATAAAAAATGAAGGTGCTGTTAAAACATCGGACACAAGTTTAAAGTTAGACAACAAATCAGCAATTTCAAACGGAAATGAAATTAATCAAGATATAAAGATTTCAAATACTCCGAAAAACTCAAGCCAAGGTAACAATCTAGTTATTAATAACAATGAACTTACTAAAGAAATTAAAATTGCAAACTTGGAAGCTCAAAATTCTAATCAGAAGAAAACGAATAAAGTTACTAATAATTACTTTGGTTACTACAGTTTTAGAGAAGCTCCAAAAACACAAATCTATACTGTAAAAAAAGGAGACACACTTAGTGCTATAGCATTAAAATACAAAACTACAGTTTCAAATATTCAAAATACAAATAATATAGCAAATCCTAATTTAATATTTATTGGTCAAAAATTAAAAGTGCCAATGACACCATTAGTAGAACCAAAACCAAAAACAGTGTCTTCAAATAATAAAAGTAATAGTAATAGCAGTACATTAAATTATTTGAAAACATTAGAGAATAGAGGATGGGATTTCGACGGTAGTTATGGATGGCAATGTTTCGATTTAGTTAATGTATATTGGAATCATCTTTATGGTCATGGATTAAAAGGATATGGAGCTAAAGATATACCATATGCAAATAATTTTAATAGTGAAGCTAAAATTTATCACAACACACCAACTTTCAAAGCTGAACCTGGGGACTTAGTGGTTTTTAGTGGAAGATTTGGTGGAGGATATGGTCATACAGCTATTGTCTTAAATGGTGATTATGATGGAAAATTAATGAAGTTCCAAAGTTTAGATCAAAACTGGAATAATGGTGGATGGCGTAAAGCAGAGGTTGCACATAAAGTTGTTCATAATTATGAAAATGATATGATTTTTATTAGACCATTTAAAAAAGCATAA
- the sucD gene encoding succinate--CoA ligase subunit alpha: MSVFIDKNTKVMVQGITGSTALFHTKQMLDYGTKIVAGVTPGKGGQVVEGVPVFNTVEEAKNETGATVSVIYVPAPFAADSILEAADADLDMVICITEHIPVLDMVKVKRYLQGRKTRLVGPNCPGVITADECKIGIMPGYIHKKGHVGVVSRSGTLTYEAVHQLTEEGIGQTTAVGIGGDPVNGTNFIDVLKAFNEDDETKAVVMIGEIGGTAEEEAAEWIKANMTKPVVGFIGGQTAPPGKRMGHAGAIISGGKGTAEEKIKTLNSCGVKTAATPSEIGSTLIEAAKEAGIYESLLTVNK; the protein is encoded by the coding sequence ATGAGTGTATTTATAGATAAGAATACTAAAGTAATGGTACAAGGTATTACAGGGTCTACTGCCCTTTTCCATACAAAACAAATGCTTGATTATGGTACGAAAATAGTAGCAGGTGTGACGCCTGGTAAAGGTGGTCAAGTTGTTGAAGGCGTTCCTGTTTTCAACACTGTTGAAGAAGCTAAAAATGAAACTGGGGCAACGGTTTCAGTCATTTACGTTCCAGCACCATTTGCTGCAGACTCAATTTTAGAAGCAGCTGATGCAGACTTAGATATGGTTATTTGTATCACTGAACATATTCCTGTATTAGACATGGTTAAAGTTAAACGCTACTTACAAGGTAGAAAAACACGTTTAGTTGGTCCGAACTGTCCAGGTGTGATTACAGCAGATGAATGTAAAATTGGTATTATGCCTGGCTATATTCACAAAAAAGGTCATGTTGGTGTAGTATCTCGTTCAGGTACATTAACATATGAAGCAGTGCACCAATTGACTGAAGAAGGTATTGGTCAAACTACAGCTGTTGGTATTGGTGGAGACCCAGTCAACGGAACAAACTTTATTGATGTTTTAAAAGCATTCAATGAAGATGACGAAACGAAAGCAGTTGTTATGATTGGTGAAATCGGTGGTACGGCTGAAGAAGAAGCAGCTGAATGGATTAAAGCGAATATGACAAAACCAGTTGTAGGCTTTATCGGTGGACAAACAGCACCTCCTGGAAAACGTATGGGACATGCTGGTGCAATCATTTCAGGTGGTAAAGGTACTGCTGAAGAGAAAATTAAAACATTAAATAGTTGTGGTGTGAAAACAGCGGCAACACCTTCAGAAATTGGTTCAACATTAATTGAAGCTGCTAAAGAAGCAGGTATTTATGAATCATTATTAACTGTTAATAAATAA
- the yfhO gene encoding lipoteichoic acid-specific glycosyltransferase YfhO encodes MLKKWLNSNVKQFFVITFISVILTLILFSTHIYDYIVNGTVFSGAGDGFRQMMPFQMYLYEHLRSFSSLYDASFGLGGDYMKGLSYYYSLSPLMWLNFLFIKIGETVGIFNPTTIHFWPTNQLIMAMIRAIITFVVTFYLFKILHFKRSANMIATILYGMSTVVIYFNFTWSFYGNLLYLLPLSILGLERYFQQRKIGIFIVAIALTLFSNFYFSYYQAIIIGCYYLYRLIFTYKYDIVSRTQKLICVISATVLSVLSSVFGLFTGISAFLENDRKQNPNVDIPFLTPLDYHYFFFSDGFYITISILTIVALLSFKLYRFYFYRLFAIVTWILFIGSLSQYFDSAFNGFSFPERRWVYILALSSSALCGLFIQHLSTLNMKYYLIRTIPVCIIAILYVLLSPTHPLALIVGIILLIVLAVILKFSLWRYKKLTVAILVLIVMIQQIVILDNNKNMAIKPYQQSLSTLKQHDYHSNYVNQLIKKINQNATGSFNRIDYMSDYALNSPFIYHYNGISLYSSIFNGDILKYYDKTLQINMPIDKNSTYRLLGNRQNLLSLWNVNDRIRVNHDDNLPYGFKIKSEHKDNKVRWIHSKNTIHYPSAHITNKVFSNKELKSPLDKEQAMLQGIVSNNIKDVNTHFKANKNLLSDSTIKLNSAAWQSPTKHLLQVKQNNGGLTVQLPKSVSNQFKDLYFEMDLELLSPDKAHDVKVNEYTQERNKLTYKYRRVVTPVTIRIKAPDRIRLSLPKGKYRVNLKGIYGEDYTTLKDASNSLEAVKVSKTKHGYTITKNKNSSGYIVLPTAYNQGMKATSGDQSLKVEQVNGVMTGIKAPKNITKIQLSYTPPYYYLLITITIFGIICSIIFTRWARQK; translated from the coding sequence GTGTTAAAAAAGTGGCTAAATTCAAACGTCAAACAATTCTTTGTTATAACTTTCATTAGTGTAATATTAACGCTTATTTTATTTTCTACTCATATCTATGATTATATTGTGAATGGTACTGTTTTTAGCGGGGCTGGAGATGGATTCCGTCAAATGATGCCATTTCAAATGTATTTGTATGAACATCTACGTAGTTTTTCTAGTTTATATGATGCATCGTTTGGATTAGGTGGCGATTATATGAAAGGACTATCATATTATTATTCGCTGTCACCTTTAATGTGGCTAAATTTTCTATTCATTAAAATAGGAGAAACGGTTGGTATATTTAATCCGACGACAATACATTTTTGGCCGACAAACCAACTTATTATGGCTATGATACGAGCTATCATAACATTTGTCGTGACCTTCTACTTATTTAAAATATTACACTTTAAACGCTCAGCAAATATGATCGCTACGATTTTATACGGCATGTCAACTGTCGTTATATACTTTAATTTTACTTGGTCATTTTATGGAAATTTATTATATTTATTGCCATTATCGATTCTTGGTTTGGAAAGATATTTTCAACAACGCAAAATCGGTATTTTCATTGTTGCGATAGCCTTAACACTATTTAGCAATTTTTATTTCAGTTATTATCAAGCTATTATTATAGGTTGCTACTATTTATATCGACTCATTTTCACTTACAAATATGACATTGTCTCTAGAACACAAAAATTAATTTGCGTCATATCTGCTACAGTTTTGAGTGTGTTATCAAGTGTATTTGGTTTATTCACTGGCATTTCTGCGTTTTTGGAAAATGACAGAAAGCAAAATCCCAATGTTGATATACCGTTTTTGACACCACTTGATTATCATTATTTTTTCTTTAGCGATGGATTTTATATTACGATTTCAATTCTTACTATCGTTGCATTATTGTCATTCAAACTGTATCGTTTTTACTTTTATAGACTTTTCGCAATAGTAACATGGATATTATTTATAGGTTCATTATCACAGTATTTCGACAGTGCTTTTAATGGTTTTTCATTTCCAGAAAGGCGTTGGGTGTATATCTTAGCACTATCATCAAGTGCTCTTTGCGGATTGTTTATTCAACATTTATCAACATTAAATATGAAATATTATTTAATCAGAACAATACCCGTATGCATCATCGCAATACTTTATGTATTACTATCACCGACACACCCACTTGCACTTATAGTAGGTATTATCCTGCTAATAGTGCTTGCCGTTATTTTAAAATTTAGTTTATGGCGTTATAAAAAATTAACCGTTGCAATATTAGTATTAATCGTTATGATTCAACAAATCGTCATTTTAGATAACAACAAAAACATGGCAATCAAACCTTATCAACAATCATTATCAACGTTGAAACAACATGATTACCATAGTAACTATGTAAACCAGCTTATAAAAAAGATAAATCAAAATGCAACAGGCTCATTTAATCGCATTGATTATATGTCAGACTATGCATTAAATTCACCATTTATATATCATTATAATGGCATTTCATTATATTCTAGTATTTTTAATGGAGACATTTTAAAATATTATGACAAGACACTCCAAATTAATATGCCAATCGATAAAAACAGCACTTATAGATTACTTGGCAATCGTCAAAATTTACTATCACTTTGGAATGTTAATGATCGAATTAGAGTGAATCATGATGACAACTTACCATATGGATTTAAAATTAAGTCTGAACACAAAGACAATAAAGTTCGTTGGATTCATTCTAAAAATACCATCCATTATCCAAGTGCACATATTACAAATAAGGTCTTTTCCAATAAAGAATTAAAATCTCCATTAGATAAAGAACAAGCAATGTTGCAAGGGATTGTTTCTAACAATATTAAAGATGTTAATACACATTTTAAAGCCAATAAAAATTTACTATCAGATTCAACAATTAAATTAAATAGTGCAGCCTGGCAATCTCCTACAAAACATTTATTACAAGTTAAACAAAATAATGGTGGTCTAACTGTACAGTTGCCAAAATCAGTTTCTAATCAATTTAAAGATTTGTATTTTGAAATGGATTTAGAATTACTTTCGCCGGATAAAGCTCATGATGTTAAAGTGAATGAATATACACAAGAAAGAAATAAACTCACTTATAAATATCGACGCGTTGTAACACCCGTAACGATACGCATTAAAGCTCCAGATAGAATTAGATTATCATTGCCTAAAGGTAAGTATCGAGTAAATTTAAAAGGGATATACGGCGAAGATTATACCACGCTTAAAGACGCTTCAAATTCATTAGAAGCTGTCAAAGTTAGTAAGACAAAGCATGGTTATACTATTACTAAAAATAAAAATTCATCTGGGTATATTGTTTTGCCAACAGCATATAATCAAGGTATGAAAGCGACATCAGGTGATCAAAGTCTTAAAGTTGAACAAGTAAATGGTGTTATGACCGGCATTAAAGCACCTAAAAATATAACAAAGATTCAATTGAGCTATACCCCACCATACTATTATTTACTTATAACAATTACTATATTTGGCATTATATGTAGTATTATTTTCACGAGATGGGCAAGACAAAAATAA
- the fmhC gene encoding FemA/FemB family glycyltransferase FmhC gives MKFSTLSEEEFTNYTKKHFKHYTQSIELYNYRNKINHEAHIVGVKNDKNEVIAACLLTEARIFKFYKYFYSHRGPLLDYFDAKLVCYFFKELSKFIYKNRGVFILVDPYLIENLRDANGRIIKNYNNSVIVKMLGKIGYLHQGYTTGYSNKSQIRWISVLDLKDKDENQLLKEMEYQTRRNIKKTIEIGVKVEDLSIEETNRFYKLFQMAEEKHGFHFMNEDYFKRMQEIYKDKAMLKIACINLNEYQDKLKIQLLKIENEMMTVNRALNENPNSKKNKSKLNQLNMQLSSINNRISKTEELIFEDGPVLDLAAALFICTDDEVYYLSSGSNPKYNQYMGAYHLQWHMIKYAKSHNINRYNFYGITGVFSNEADDFGVQQFKKGFNAHVEELIGDFIKPVRPILYKFAKLIYKV, from the coding sequence ATGAAATTTTCAACTTTAAGTGAAGAAGAATTTACCAACTACACCAAAAAGCACTTCAAACATTATACGCAGTCTATAGAATTATATAATTATAGAAATAAAATAAATCATGAAGCACATATTGTGGGAGTGAAGAATGATAAAAATGAAGTTATAGCTGCATGTTTATTAACAGAGGCACGAATTTTTAAATTCTACAAATATTTCTACTCTCATAGAGGTCCTTTACTTGATTATTTCGATGCTAAATTAGTTTGTTACTTTTTTAAAGAATTATCTAAATTCATTTATAAAAATAGAGGAGTATTTATTCTTGTTGATCCATATTTAATAGAGAATTTAAGAGATGCAAATGGTAGGATAATAAAGAATTATAATAATTCAGTGATAGTAAAGATGCTAGGGAAAATTGGGTATCTCCATCAAGGTTATACAACAGGATATTCAAATAAAAGTCAAATTAGGTGGATTTCTGTATTGGATTTAAAAGATAAAGATGAGAATCAACTTTTAAAAGAAATGGAATACCAAACTAGAAGAAATATAAAAAAGACTATTGAGATTGGTGTTAAGGTTGAAGATTTATCTATTGAAGAAACAAATCGATTTTATAAATTGTTTCAAATGGCTGAAGAAAAACATGGTTTTCATTTCATGAATGAAGATTATTTTAAACGAATGCAAGAAATATATAAAGATAAGGCAATGTTAAAGATAGCTTGTATAAATCTTAATGAATATCAAGATAAATTAAAAATACAATTATTGAAAATCGAAAATGAAATGATGACTGTGAACAGAGCATTAAATGAAAATCCAAATTCTAAAAAAAATAAATCAAAATTAAATCAGTTAAATATGCAATTATCTAGTATTAATAATAGAATTAGTAAAACCGAAGAACTAATATTTGAAGATGGACCTGTTTTGGATTTAGCTGCTGCTTTATTTATATGTACTGATGATGAAGTTTATTATCTATCAAGTGGATCAAATCCGAAATATAATCAGTATATGGGTGCATATCATCTACAATGGCATATGATAAAATATGCAAAATCACATAATATTAATAGGTATAATTTTTATGGAATAACAGGCGTCTTTAGTAATGAGGCGGATGATTTTGGTGTTCAACAATTTAAAAAGGGTTTTAATGCACATGTTGAAGAATTAATTGGTGATTTCATCAAACCAGTAAGACCAATTCTATATAAATTTGCAAAACTTATTTATAAGGTTTAA
- the ylqF gene encoding ribosome biogenesis GTPase YlqF, with the protein MVIQWYPGHMAKAKREVSEQLKKVDVVFELVDARIPYSSRNPMIDEVINQKPRVVILNKKDMSNLNEMSKWEQFFIDKGYYPVSVDAKHGKNLKKVEAAAIKATAEKFEREKAKGLKPRAIRAMIVGIPNVGKSTLINKLAKRSIAQTGNKPGVTKQQQWIKVGNALQLLDTPGILWPKFEDEEVGKKLSLTGAIKDSIVHLDEVAIYGLNFLIQNDLARLKSHYNIEVPEDAEIIAWFDAIGKKRGLIRRGNEIDYEAVIELIIYDIRNAKIGNYCFDIFKDMTEELANDANN; encoded by the coding sequence ATGGTTATTCAATGGTATCCAGGACATATGGCGAAAGCCAAAAGAGAAGTAAGTGAACAATTAAAAAAAGTAGATGTAGTGTTTGAACTAGTAGATGCAAGAATTCCATATAGTTCAAGAAACCCTATGATAGATGAAGTTATTAACCAAAAACCACGTGTTGTTATATTAAATAAAAAAGATATGTCTAATTTAAATGAGATGTCAAAATGGGAACAATTTTTTATTGATAAAGGATACTATCCTGTATCAGTGGATGCTAAGCACGGTAAAAATTTAAAGAAAGTGGAAGCTGCAGCAATTAAGGCGACTGCTGAAAAATTTGAACGCGAAAAAGCGAAAGGACTTAAACCTAGAGCGATAAGAGCAATGATCGTTGGAATTCCAAATGTTGGTAAATCCACATTAATAAATAAACTGGCAAAGCGTAGTATTGCGCAGACTGGTAATAAACCAGGTGTGACCAAACAACAACAATGGATTAAAGTTGGTAATGCATTACAACTATTAGACACACCAGGGATACTTTGGCCTAAATTTGAAGATGAAGAAGTCGGTAAGAAGTTGAGTTTAACTGGTGCGATAAAAGATAGTATTGTGCACTTAGATGAAGTTGCCATCTATGGATTAAACTTTTTAATTCAAAATGATTTAGCGCGATTAAAGTCACATTATAATATTGAAGTTCCTGAAGATGCAGAAATCATAGCGTGGTTTGATGCGATAGGGAAAAAACGTGGCTTAATTCGACGTGGTAATGAAATTGATTACGAAGCAGTCATTGAACTGATTATTTATGATATTCGAAATGCTAAAATAGGAAATTATTGTTTTGATATTTTTAAAGATATGACTGAGGAATTAGCAAATGACGCTAACAATTAA